Proteins encoded within one genomic window of Gloeobacter kilaueensis JS1:
- a CDS encoding CobW family GTP-binding protein, with protein sequence MQTKERGLPVTVITGFLGSGKTTLVNHILRNNQGLKTAVIVNEFGDIGIDGELIVSTDEDMVELDNGCICCTVRDDLVQATLRILERDQKVDYLIVETTGLADPLPVATTFLSPELRNFTRLDGIISVVDAENFAPTLFNSETAANQIAYSDIVLLNKTDCVQPEVLERLESQIRELKEDGPILRTAYGNVDLRLILDVGAFRLDEQFDAEPEHVHGPDCGHDHHDHAHHDHHDHHDHDHDHAHHNHIEAEGFISISVQAERPLVAKKFEQFLKNLPEGVFRGKGILWLAESPEKIIFHLVGSRIRIDREPWEGSHKNQAVFIGKDFDREALKTLWQECLT encoded by the coding sequence ATGCAGACAAAGGAACGCGGCCTGCCGGTCACGGTGATCACGGGCTTTCTCGGCAGTGGCAAGACGACGCTGGTCAACCACATTCTGCGCAACAACCAGGGCCTCAAGACAGCGGTGATCGTCAACGAATTTGGCGACATCGGCATCGACGGCGAACTGATCGTCTCCACCGACGAGGACATGGTAGAGCTGGACAACGGCTGCATCTGCTGCACCGTGCGCGACGACCTGGTGCAGGCGACGCTGCGCATTCTCGAACGCGATCAGAAGGTTGACTATCTCATCGTCGAGACAACCGGCCTCGCGGACCCGCTGCCGGTGGCGACGACGTTTTTAAGCCCGGAGTTGCGCAACTTCACCCGCCTCGACGGGATCATCAGCGTCGTCGATGCCGAGAATTTTGCTCCGACCCTGTTCAACTCCGAGACCGCCGCCAATCAGATCGCTTACTCCGACATCGTCTTGCTGAACAAGACCGACTGCGTGCAGCCGGAGGTGCTCGAACGCCTCGAAAGCCAGATCCGCGAACTCAAAGAAGATGGTCCCATCCTGCGCACCGCGTACGGCAACGTCGATCTGCGCCTCATCCTCGATGTGGGCGCTTTCAGGCTCGACGAGCAGTTCGATGCAGAGCCCGAGCACGTCCACGGCCCCGACTGCGGCCACGATCATCACGATCATGCGCACCACGACCATCACGACCACCACGACCACGACCACGACCACGCGCACCACAACCACATCGAGGCAGAAGGCTTTATCTCCATTTCTGTACAGGCAGAGCGGCCCCTGGTTGCCAAAAAATTCGAGCAGTTTCTCAAAAATCTGCCGGAAGGCGTCTTCCGGGGCAAGGGCATCCTCTGGCTCGCCGAGTCGCCCGAGAAGATTATCTTTCACCTCGTCGGCAGCCGCATCCGCATCGACCGCGAACCCTGGGAAGGCAGCCATAAAAATCAGGCCGTCTTCATCGGCAAGGACTTCGACCGCGAAGCGCTCAAAACCCTCTGGCAGGAGTGCCTGACTTAA
- a CDS encoding efflux RND transporter permease subunit, translating into MNKLIDNLITLALRHRYVTVAVALVLLVAGYWAFRTLETEAYPEFTDPKVRVITILPGKGAEEVERLVTIPLEKELGGIPNETSLRSISFLGLSVVSVTFEDGTPTTLARQQVLERVNQADIPDDAKPELDPDAGAIGEIYRYTVESKYYSPTELKAIEDWQLEKAFRQIPGVIDVTSFGGPVKTYQVNIDPGRLRAFSLTLDQVFQALANSNETVGGNYIENNGQAYVVRGLGLLRNIDDIDRVVVTAAPDGTPIRIKDVAAVEIGAGVRLGQFGKNLEDDAVMGIVLMRRGENPSRVIERLYEKFPQIQQALPSGVRLVPLYDRNQLVRETLDTIGHNVAEGVVLVVVVLIVFLFDITSGLVTAAVIPLALLFAFICLNLCRIPANLLSLGAIDFGIIVDGAVVMVENAFRRLSEEGRDLDWLDRSHLVLEGAKQVGRPILFATGIIISCFVPIFTFSGVAGKLFRPLAFTMNFALLGAVLVALTIIPVLVLFFMTRRPLIERESPVVSWARRLYKPTLGWVLAHPWPVILAVVAAIAMAVVLFFNTGSEFLPALDEGNIWLRATMLPTSVSLENAVATAQRIRLIVMRYPEIKNVTSQTGSPDDGTDPNLFSNIEFLVDLKPTSQWRPRFHGNKEELIEAMNRDLSVIPNVLYNFSQYIQDNVDEAISGAKGEVGIKIFGPDIRVLQRLGDAVATIVAGVPGMVDVADDKMLGQPQYQIVVDRDAAARYGINVSDIDNLVQTAVGGRTATQLAEGERRFNVFVRFARPFRNSQIALDNLLVDPPGPVGPIPLAQVAHVEAVTGAAIINREDNSRRMIVKANVRGRDLGSSVSEAQQKVSRQVQLPAGYQIVWGGQYQYQQESNQRLLVILPLTLALIFVILLFALGSAANALLILVAVPLAALGGVLGLFVTHTYFSISAGVGFIALSGVAVQNGVILVSYINQLRREGLPAAKAVYEGALTRMRPVLMTATVAILGLVPAALSNGIGSQSQKPFAIVIIGGLISATVLTLLVLPTLYQLFAREQQQAEL; encoded by the coding sequence ATGAACAAATTGATCGACAATCTGATCACCCTTGCCCTGCGCCACCGCTACGTCACTGTCGCAGTTGCGCTGGTGTTGCTGGTCGCCGGTTACTGGGCGTTTAGAACCCTCGAAACCGAAGCCTATCCGGAGTTCACCGATCCGAAAGTGCGCGTGATCACGATTTTGCCCGGCAAGGGTGCCGAAGAAGTCGAGCGGCTGGTGACAATTCCCCTCGAAAAAGAACTGGGCGGTATTCCAAACGAGACCAGCCTGCGCTCGATTTCTTTTTTGGGCCTGTCAGTGGTTAGTGTCACCTTCGAGGATGGAACCCCCACCACCCTCGCCCGCCAGCAGGTGCTCGAACGGGTCAACCAAGCGGACATTCCCGACGACGCCAAACCCGAACTCGACCCGGATGCCGGGGCGATCGGCGAAATCTATCGCTACACGGTCGAATCAAAATATTATTCGCCCACCGAACTAAAAGCGATCGAGGACTGGCAGCTGGAGAAGGCATTTCGTCAGATACCGGGGGTGATCGATGTCACCAGTTTCGGTGGACCGGTCAAGACCTATCAGGTCAACATCGATCCTGGCCGCCTGCGCGCCTTTAGTCTCACCCTCGATCAGGTTTTTCAGGCCCTCGCCAACTCCAACGAAACGGTGGGGGGCAACTACATCGAGAACAACGGCCAGGCTTATGTTGTCCGGGGGTTGGGGCTTTTGCGCAATATCGACGACATCGACCGGGTGGTAGTGACCGCTGCCCCCGACGGCACGCCCATCCGCATCAAGGACGTCGCCGCAGTCGAGATCGGAGCCGGTGTGCGCCTGGGCCAGTTTGGCAAGAATCTCGAAGATGACGCGGTGATGGGCATCGTACTGATGCGGCGCGGCGAAAATCCTTCGCGGGTGATCGAAAGGCTGTACGAAAAATTTCCCCAGATCCAGCAGGCGCTGCCGAGCGGTGTCCGGCTGGTGCCCCTCTACGACCGCAACCAGCTCGTGCGCGAGACCCTCGATACGATCGGCCACAACGTCGCCGAGGGGGTGGTGCTGGTGGTGGTGGTGCTCATCGTCTTTTTGTTCGACATCACGAGCGGACTGGTCACCGCCGCCGTCATTCCCCTGGCGCTGTTATTTGCCTTTATCTGTCTTAATCTCTGCCGCATCCCCGCCAACCTCCTCTCCCTGGGTGCGATCGACTTTGGCATCATCGTCGATGGAGCGGTGGTCATGGTCGAAAACGCCTTCCGCCGCCTCAGCGAGGAGGGCCGCGACCTCGACTGGCTCGACCGCAGCCATCTGGTGCTCGAAGGGGCAAAGCAGGTGGGCAGACCCATTCTCTTTGCCACCGGCATCATCATCTCCTGCTTTGTGCCAATCTTTACTTTTAGTGGGGTGGCGGGCAAGCTGTTTCGGCCCCTCGCCTTTACGATGAACTTTGCCCTGTTGGGCGCAGTGCTGGTCGCCCTGACGATCATTCCGGTGCTGGTGCTATTTTTTATGACCCGCAGGCCGCTCATCGAGCGCGAAAGCCCGGTGGTGAGCTGGGCAAGACGGCTATATAAACCAACCCTGGGTTGGGTGCTGGCCCATCCCTGGCCTGTGATCCTGGCGGTGGTGGCGGCGATAGCGATGGCGGTCGTTCTGTTCTTCAACACCGGCTCAGAATTTCTGCCCGCCCTCGACGAGGGCAATATCTGGCTGCGGGCGACGATGTTGCCGACTTCGGTCTCGCTCGAAAATGCAGTGGCCACTGCCCAACGCATTCGCCTCATCGTCATGCGCTATCCGGAGATCAAAAACGTCACCAGCCAGACAGGCTCGCCCGACGACGGCACCGACCCGAATCTCTTCAGCAACATCGAGTTTCTGGTGGACCTCAAGCCCACCTCCCAGTGGCGTCCGCGCTTCCACGGCAACAAAGAAGAGTTGATCGAGGCGATGAACCGGGATCTTTCGGTCATTCCCAACGTGCTCTATAACTTTTCCCAGTACATCCAGGACAACGTCGATGAGGCGATCTCCGGCGCAAAAGGCGAGGTGGGCATCAAGATCTTTGGCCCGGACATCCGGGTACTGCAGCGGCTGGGCGACGCGGTGGCGACGATCGTCGCCGGTGTGCCGGGGATGGTCGATGTCGCCGACGACAAGATGCTCGGCCAGCCCCAGTACCAGATCGTCGTCGATCGCGACGCGGCGGCCCGCTACGGCATCAACGTCTCAGACATCGACAATCTGGTGCAGACGGCGGTGGGCGGCAGGACCGCCACCCAACTGGCGGAGGGAGAGCGGCGCTTTAACGTCTTTGTGCGCTTTGCCCGCCCCTTCCGCAATAGCCAGATCGCCCTGGACAATCTGCTGGTCGATCCGCCCGGCCCGGTTGGCCCCATTCCCCTGGCCCAGGTGGCCCACGTCGAGGCAGTCACCGGTGCGGCGATCATCAACCGCGAGGACAACTCGCGCCGGATGATCGTCAAGGCAAACGTCCGGGGCCGCGACCTCGGTTCTTCGGTCAGCGAGGCGCAGCAGAAGGTGAGCCGGCAGGTCCAGCTTCCGGCGGGCTATCAGATCGTCTGGGGCGGCCAGTACCAGTACCAGCAAGAATCCAACCAGCGGTTGCTGGTCATTCTGCCTTTGACCCTCGCTTTGATCTTTGTGATTTTGCTGTTTGCCCTGGGCTCCGCAGCAAATGCGCTGCTCATCCTGGTGGCGGTGCCGCTGGCTGCCCTGGGGGGCGTGCTGGGACTGTTCGTGACCCACACCTACTTCAGCATCTCCGCCGGCGTCGGGTTCATCGCCCTTTCGGGGGTAGCCGTCCAGAATGGTGTCATCCTCGTCAGCTACATCAACCAGCTGCGCCGCGAAGGGCTGCCGGCGGCCAAGGCCGTCTACGAAGGAGCGCTGACGCGGATGCGGCCAGTGCTGATGACGGCGACCGTCGCTATCCTGGGCCTGGTTCCGGCGGCCCTCTCCAATGGCATCGGTTCCCAGAGCCAGAAGCCATTTGCGATCGTGATTATCGGCGGCCTCATCTCGGCGACGGTCCTCACGCTGCTAGTGCTGCCGACGCTCTACCAACTGTTCGCGCGCGAACAGCAGCAGGCGGAGCTGTAG
- a CDS encoding (2Fe-2S) ferredoxin domain-containing protein: MSQDLAAVAAELAIGQYKWHLLLCADQSKPLCCEKAVGLEAWNYLKSRLKELGLDRGGVAIFRTKANCLRVCQDGPILLVYPGGYWYRNATAEVLERVLQEHLLGGKPVAEFLFATNPLIEQGSASN; the protein is encoded by the coding sequence ATGAGTCAGGATCTTGCCGCCGTCGCTGCAGAACTCGCTATCGGCCAGTACAAGTGGCATCTTCTTTTGTGCGCCGATCAGAGCAAACCCCTCTGCTGCGAGAAGGCTGTCGGTCTGGAAGCCTGGAATTATCTTAAAAGCCGCCTCAAAGAACTGGGGCTGGACCGGGGCGGGGTGGCGATCTTCCGCACCAAGGCCAACTGCCTGCGCGTCTGCCAGGACGGTCCGATTCTGCTGGTCTATCCCGGCGGTTACTGGTACCGCAACGCTACGGCTGAGGTGCTGGAGCGGGTATTGCAGGAGCACCTGCTGGGCGGCAAACCGGTGGCAGAATTTTTGTTTGCCACCAACCCCCTCATCGAACAGGGTTCCGCGTCCAACTAG
- the argF gene encoding ornithine carbamoyltransferase: MNVLGGAVRFGPDLLSLDDLDESQILALLDFAGRLKAGRQVASLQGKVLGLVFLKASTRTRVSFSVAMYQLGGQVIDLSPNTTQVGRGEPVRDTARVLSRYVDGLAIRTFAQAELEEYARYADIPVINALTDYEHPCQVLADLLTIEEHLGTFAALKLAYIGDGNNVAHSLLLGCVKVGLSVAIAAPDGYTPERAVVERARAIAARTGATVEILADPAQAVRGAHVLYTDVWTSMGQEEEARRRRALFAPYQIDDRLLRLAHPKAIVLHCLPAHRGEEITEQVIEGPHARIWDQAENRLHAQKAVLAALL; this comes from the coding sequence ATGAACGTTCTGGGCGGGGCCGTTCGTTTTGGGCCGGACCTGTTGAGCCTCGACGACCTCGACGAGAGCCAGATCCTGGCGCTGCTCGATTTTGCCGGTCGGCTCAAAGCCGGTCGTCAGGTGGCGAGCCTGCAGGGCAAGGTGCTCGGGCTGGTCTTTCTCAAAGCCTCGACCCGCACGCGGGTGTCTTTTTCGGTTGCCATGTACCAGTTGGGCGGCCAGGTCATCGATCTGAGTCCCAACACCACCCAGGTCGGACGGGGCGAACCCGTGCGCGACACCGCCCGCGTCCTCAGCCGCTACGTCGATGGACTCGCCATCCGCACCTTCGCCCAGGCAGAACTGGAAGAGTACGCCCGCTACGCCGACATTCCGGTGATCAACGCCCTCACCGACTACGAGCACCCCTGCCAGGTGCTCGCCGACTTGCTCACGATCGAAGAACACCTGGGCACATTTGCCGCTCTCAAACTTGCCTACATCGGCGACGGCAACAACGTCGCCCACTCGCTGCTGTTGGGCTGCGTCAAGGTGGGCCTCTCGGTGGCGATCGCCGCTCCCGATGGCTATACTCCCGAGAGGGCGGTGGTCGAGCGCGCTCGCGCCATCGCAGCCCGCACCGGGGCAACGGTCGAAATCCTCGCCGATCCCGCCCAGGCCGTGCGGGGGGCACACGTGCTCTACACCGATGTCTGGACGAGCATGGGCCAGGAGGAGGAAGCGCGCCGCCGCCGCGCCCTCTTTGCGCCCTACCAGATCGATGATCGCCTGCTGCGCCTCGCCCACCCCAAGGCGATCGTCCTGCACTGCCTGCCTGCCCATCGGGGAGAAGAAATCACCGAACAGGTCATCGAAGGGCCCCACGCCCGCATCTGGGATCAGGCCGAGAACCGCCTGCACGCTCAGAAGGCGGTGCTGGCGGCTCTGCTATAG
- a CDS encoding universal stress protein, with protein sequence MFDLILLPLNSSPESERALQMALNLAGKYNSKLLLLSVVDLPDDLPERESHLAQVRERAQTLAQKVRERLQTEGFVSQARIEEGKTAFVICDVADETGTGLIVMGSRGLGLTEEGKQHSTSDRVINLAPCPVLVVP encoded by the coding sequence ATGTTTGATCTGATCTTGTTGCCGCTCAACAGTTCGCCGGAGAGCGAGCGCGCCCTGCAGATGGCGCTCAACCTGGCAGGCAAGTACAACAGCAAGCTGTTGCTGCTTTCGGTCGTAGATCTGCCGGACGATCTGCCCGAGCGGGAGAGCCATCTCGCCCAGGTGCGCGAGCGGGCACAGACTCTGGCCCAGAAGGTGCGCGAGCGCCTGCAGACTGAAGGATTCGTGAGCCAGGCGCGCATCGAAGAAGGCAAGACCGCCTTTGTCATCTGCGATGTAGCCGACGAGACGGGCACCGGGCTCATCGTCATGGGCAGCCGTGGTCTGGGTCTGACCGAAGAAGGCAAGCAGCACAGCACCAGTGACCGGGTGATCAACCTCGCCCCCTGTCCGGTGCTGGTGGTGCCCTGA
- a CDS encoding iron-containing alcohol dehydrogenase family protein: protein MDRSFALAPQSVVAPGQIRRGRGTVGLLGEWVRRWGSRPLVIGGPQTLERWQETVTALFDSAGLQAGFDHYGIDCTEQSAERLVDVAARHDVIVGLGGGKALDMAKLVASRAQLPVIAVPTSAATCAGWAPLSNIYSEAGMWLYGVELDHAPEGLLIDYDLIATAPVRTLISGMGDALAKWYEASVSSGESDDPLVISAVQQARVLRDLILLLGGQAVREVGGRAWEQMVDASICLAGVVGGLGGARCRTVAAHAIHNALTSLPATRRSLHGEKVALGILLQLRLEENVGRQRLAGIAREQLEQFYREVGLPLALADLQLGSIGDEQLYQVAELCCRPDSDIHHLPFEVNAQQVFAVLRDSSEQPVYPGWRR, encoded by the coding sequence TTGGACAGGTCGTTCGCTTTGGCTCCGCAGAGCGTGGTTGCCCCCGGACAGATCCGGCGCGGACGTGGGACGGTGGGCCTGCTGGGGGAATGGGTACGCCGGTGGGGCAGCCGTCCGCTCGTTATTGGTGGCCCGCAGACACTGGAGCGCTGGCAGGAAACTGTCACAGCGCTTTTCGACAGCGCCGGGTTGCAGGCAGGCTTCGATCACTACGGCATCGATTGCACCGAACAGAGTGCCGAGCGCCTGGTCGATGTCGCTGCCCGCCACGATGTGATCGTCGGTCTGGGAGGCGGCAAGGCGCTCGATATGGCCAAGCTTGTCGCTTCGCGGGCCCAACTGCCGGTGATCGCGGTGCCCACTTCCGCCGCCACCTGTGCCGGCTGGGCTCCCCTCTCGAATATCTACTCAGAAGCAGGAATGTGGCTTTATGGGGTCGAGCTGGACCACGCCCCAGAAGGGCTGCTCATCGACTACGACCTCATCGCCACCGCTCCGGTCCGCACCCTGATTAGCGGCATGGGCGACGCTCTGGCTAAGTGGTACGAGGCGTCCGTGAGTTCCGGCGAATCCGACGATCCGCTCGTCATCAGCGCCGTCCAGCAGGCGCGGGTGCTGCGGGATTTGATCTTGCTGCTGGGCGGGCAGGCGGTGCGCGAGGTGGGTGGCCGCGCCTGGGAGCAGATGGTCGATGCGAGCATCTGCCTGGCTGGAGTGGTCGGTGGACTGGGGGGGGCGCGCTGCCGCACGGTCGCCGCCCACGCCATCCACAATGCCCTCACGAGCCTGCCTGCGACGCGCCGCTCGCTCCACGGCGAGAAGGTCGCCCTGGGCATTTTGCTGCAGTTGCGCCTCGAAGAAAACGTCGGTCGCCAGCGGCTGGCCGGGATTGCCCGCGAGCAGCTTGAGCAGTTTTACCGCGAGGTGGGCCTGCCGCTTGCCCTGGCCGATTTACAGCTGGGGTCCATCGGCGACGAGCAGCTCTATCAGGTGGCCGAGTTGTGCTGCCGGCCTGACTCCGACATTCACCATCTGCCCTTTGAGGTGAATGCTCAGCAGGTGTTTGCTGTCCTGCGCGACAGCAGCGAGCAACCGGTGTATCCTGGCTGGCGTCGCTAG
- a CDS encoding S41 family peptidase — MKKSNLLFSAGTATVVVLGLLVASDVPSWANFSDTANKEIIDEVWQVIAREYVDTTYNKQDWQQMRQKYLGKDYKTREDAYKGAKEMLKSLGDPYTRFMEPKQYESMKVETSGEFQGVGIQLGLDAKSHELTVVAPIAETPAYLAGVKPKDVLVSIDGRAAKGMDIDQAVNLIRGRAGTTVNLTFRRDDKLLPLALVRQRIELKPVTAALHTEGGQRIGYIRLSQFNAYAAKDMSQAVAKFVKDGVDGFILDLRSNPGGLLYASADIARIWLSDGTIVSTVDRDGQRERLAVTRPAITNKPLVVLVDGGSASASEILSGALQDHHRALLVGTKTFGKGLVQSVHSLSDGSGMAVTIAHYQTPAGRDINKKGIEPDIKVEMSKEVAKNLKLEQIGTTADPQYARAVDVLNRQIAGMPVTPDQPLATTPVTGEQTPVASDSQPQTPVASP, encoded by the coding sequence ATGAAAAAGTCAAATCTGCTGTTTTCTGCCGGTACCGCCACAGTCGTTGTTCTTGGCCTGCTGGTGGCCTCGGACGTGCCAAGTTGGGCAAATTTTAGTGACACGGCCAACAAGGAGATCATCGACGAAGTCTGGCAGGTGATCGCTCGCGAATATGTCGATACAACTTACAATAAACAGGACTGGCAGCAGATGCGCCAGAAGTACCTGGGCAAAGATTATAAAACCCGCGAGGACGCCTACAAGGGCGCGAAGGAGATGCTCAAGAGCCTGGGGGATCCGTACACCCGGTTTATGGAACCCAAGCAGTACGAGAGCATGAAAGTCGAGACCAGCGGTGAGTTTCAGGGCGTGGGTATTCAGCTTGGCCTCGATGCCAAGTCCCACGAATTGACGGTGGTTGCCCCGATTGCCGAGACGCCCGCTTACCTGGCCGGGGTCAAGCCAAAGGACGTGCTCGTGTCGATCGATGGCCGGGCTGCTAAGGGCATGGACATCGACCAGGCCGTCAACCTGATTCGCGGCAGGGCCGGCACGACTGTGAACCTCACCTTTCGCCGCGACGACAAGCTCTTGCCCTTGGCTCTGGTGCGCCAGCGCATCGAACTCAAGCCGGTAACGGCAGCCCTGCACACCGAAGGGGGCCAGCGCATCGGCTACATTCGCCTTTCGCAGTTCAACGCCTACGCAGCCAAAGACATGAGCCAGGCGGTGGCAAAATTTGTCAAAGACGGCGTAGATGGCTTCATCCTCGATCTGCGCAGCAACCCCGGCGGGCTCCTGTACGCCAGCGCCGACATTGCCCGGATCTGGCTTTCTGACGGCACGATCGTCTCGACGGTCGATCGCGACGGCCAGCGCGAGCGGCTGGCAGTCACCCGCCCGGCCATCACCAACAAGCCCCTGGTGGTGCTGGTCGATGGCGGCTCCGCCTCAGCCAGTGAGATCTTGAGCGGGGCGCTGCAGGATCACCACCGCGCCCTGCTGGTGGGCACCAAGACCTTCGGCAAGGGCCTGGTGCAGTCGGTGCATTCGCTCTCCGACGGTTCGGGGATGGCGGTGACGATCGCCCACTACCAGACGCCTGCGGGCCGGGACATCAACAAAAAAGGCATCGAACCCGACATCAAAGTCGAGATGAGCAAGGAGGTGGCCAAAAACCTCAAGCTCGAACAGATCGGCACCACCGCCGATCCGCAGTACGCGAGGGCCGTCGATGTGCTCAACCGCCAGATCGCCGGAATGCCCGTCACCCCAGATCAGCCCCTTGCCACGACGCCGGTGACGGGCGAGCAGACTCCGGTTGCCAGCGACAGCCAGCCGCAGACGCCCGTCGCTTCCCCATGA
- a CDS encoding CBS domain-containing protein: MPVIARDIMSAPVRTLRPEQSLAEARDQLTRHGHGAMPVVESSSGQLVGIISRRDLDVALHHGFAAAPVRNFMTATVLSVGPAAPLAEIEQLMVIYDIGRVPVVVEGKPIGIITRTDLIRQHYQERTSSLPLFRSVDERLERQLSPRAREALLQVSKSADALGLVAYLVGGAVRDLLLDRTSEDLDVVVEGRTGEAGVAVQLARRIAEEDITVRFEAFEKYQTASLSWPDGFVLDLATARTEFYPRPGANPEVESASIRLDLYRRDFTINALAICLNGPRAWQLIDFFGGAIDLSNRLVRVLHPNSFIEDPTRIFRAVRFALKLGFTIAPQTETFIVRSVSGGLHDLYGGERLRTELLYLLAAPFWLEALLCLDRLQALRCIHPQLHLDNRLRSGLEWLSGISLPLKVPAAQLRLERLLLAVGPEAAWKLPLDGAARQRIEKVRSLCPELPRWADRSAPALHRQLADWSPEAVLLLASLEEEPQREHLLLYLGLREQPRLLNGKDLKELGFKAGPTFRAILEAAFAAQLAGTLQTREEAIDWVRERYL; this comes from the coding sequence GTGCCCGTCATTGCCCGCGATATTATGTCTGCCCCGGTGCGCACCCTCCGCCCCGAGCAGTCCCTTGCGGAGGCGCGCGATCAACTGACCCGCCACGGCCACGGGGCGATGCCGGTCGTTGAAAGTTCTTCCGGCCAGCTCGTCGGCATCATTTCGCGCCGCGACCTCGATGTGGCCCTGCACCACGGCTTTGCCGCCGCTCCGGTCAGAAACTTTATGACGGCGACGGTGCTCAGCGTCGGCCCCGCCGCACCGCTCGCTGAAATTGAGCAGTTGATGGTCATCTACGACATCGGTCGGGTGCCGGTGGTCGTCGAGGGTAAGCCAATCGGGATCATCACCCGCACCGACCTGATTCGCCAGCACTACCAGGAACGCACCAGCTCTCTGCCCCTTTTTCGTTCGGTGGATGAAAGGCTTGAGCGCCAGCTTTCTCCCCGCGCCCGTGAGGCACTGCTGCAGGTATCGAAGAGCGCCGATGCCCTGGGCCTAGTCGCCTACCTGGTGGGGGGGGCCGTGCGCGACCTGCTGCTGGATCGCACTTCTGAGGATCTCGATGTCGTAGTCGAGGGGCGCACCGGCGAAGCAGGGGTGGCAGTGCAACTGGCCCGCCGCATTGCCGAAGAGGATATCACCGTGCGCTTTGAGGCATTCGAGAAGTACCAGACCGCTTCTTTAAGTTGGCCCGATGGCTTCGTACTCGATCTGGCAACGGCCCGGACCGAATTTTATCCGCGACCGGGGGCGAACCCGGAGGTCGAAAGCGCCTCGATCCGGCTCGATCTCTATCGGCGCGACTTTACGATCAACGCCCTCGCCATCTGCTTGAATGGTCCCCGCGCCTGGCAGCTCATCGACTTTTTTGGCGGAGCAATCGATCTGAGCAACCGGCTGGTGCGGGTGCTGCACCCGAACAGCTTCATCGAAGATCCGACGCGCATTTTTCGGGCCGTGCGCTTTGCCCTCAAGCTCGGCTTTACGATCGCCCCCCAGACGGAGACCTTCATCGTCCGTAGCGTCAGCGGTGGCCTGCACGATCTGTACGGCGGCGAGCGTTTGAGAACTGAACTTCTTTATCTGCTCGCCGCCCCCTTCTGGTTGGAAGCGCTCCTGTGTCTCGATCGCCTGCAGGCGCTGCGCTGCATCCATCCGCAGCTCCATCTGGACAATCGCCTGCGTTCGGGGCTGGAGTGGCTCTCAGGAATTTCCCTGCCGCTGAAAGTGCCTGCTGCCCAACTGCGGTTGGAGCGGTTGCTCCTTGCGGTAGGTCCAGAGGCAGCCTGGAAACTGCCCCTCGACGGCGCAGCACGCCAGCGCATCGAAAAAGTCCGTTCTCTATGTCCCGAGTTGCCCCGGTGGGCTGACCGGAGCGCCCCTGCGCTTCATCGGCAACTAGCCGACTGGAGCCCGGAGGCGGTGCTGTTGCTTGCCAGCCTGGAAGAAGAACCGCAGCGGGAGCACTTGCTTTTGTATCTCGGCTTGCGCGAGCAACCCCGGCTATTAAACGGCAAGGATTTGAAAGAACTGGGCTTCAAGGCTGGCCCTACCTTTCGGGCCATCCTTGAAGCAGCCTTTGCGGCACAGCTGGCAGGCACACTGCAAACGCGAGAGGAGGCGATCGACTGGGTGCGCGAGCGATATCTTTGA
- a CDS encoding acyl-CoA thioesterase yields MLEASAFAESEIVLAIRPNDYDYAAYLNNAVYVEFLEAGRVDWAGRNRLNLLQPTLAPAVVRLELDYLRGIIRGRDPDQVVVRTALTELKLARLIFNQFIHTGEGNLCARALVQVVMLNLEINKAVAAPDALERLRLPG; encoded by the coding sequence GTGCTCGAAGCGAGTGCCTTCGCAGAAAGTGAGATTGTCCTTGCGATTCGACCGAACGACTACGACTACGCGGCCTACCTCAACAACGCCGTCTACGTCGAATTTCTCGAAGCCGGACGGGTAGACTGGGCCGGGCGCAACCGCCTCAACTTGCTGCAGCCGACGCTGGCCCCGGCAGTGGTGCGCCTCGAACTCGACTATCTGCGCGGCATCATCCGGGGCCGCGACCCGGATCAGGTGGTCGTCCGCACTGCACTCACCGAGCTGAAGCTGGCCCGGCTGATCTTCAACCAGTTCATCCACACCGGCGAGGGAAATCTCTGTGCCCGCGCCCTCGTCCAGGTCGTCATGCTCAACCTTGAAATCAACAAAGCTGTCGCTGCCCCGGACGCGCTGGAGCGGCTGAGGCTGCCCGGCTGA